The Mauremys mutica isolate MM-2020 ecotype Southern chromosome 1, ASM2049712v1, whole genome shotgun sequence genome has a segment encoding these proteins:
- the LMOD2 gene encoding leiomodin-2, with the protein MSTFGYRRELSKYESIDEDELLASLTDEELKELERELEDIEPDRNLPVGQRQKNLTEKTPTGTFSREALMAYWEKETRKLLEKERLGACEKDSQQEDDNSEDTEEEYFTGTNSEISEEAYTEEEEEEEEEKEEAEGKEEEEEGEESDEDDSEQKENAAVCERTVTCESDRSSDHSKRKKCNIQKENENVINGDGGKDTEDMSFKTGAIHPCGNPTVIEDALEKVRNNDPDTTEVNLNNIENITIQMLTHFAQALKNNTVVKMFNLANTRADDSAAIAIAGMLKVNQYIMSLNIDSNFITGKGILAIMRALQHNKVLTELRFHNQRHIMGSQVEMDIAKLLKDNTTLVKLGYHFELAGPRMSMTSILTRNMDKKRQKRMQEQKQQESGCDGAINPKTKALQKGTPGSSPYASPKSSPWSSPKLPKKAQPVKIQPPAPPSPPPPPPPPPPPPPPIVPEKKAPTRNIAEVIKQQESSKNALQNGHKKKKSKKTKKHENSILKEIKNSLRSVSDKKPEEGSRPSTRPSTPQMSLHDSLMEAIRGSSIKQLKQVEVPEALR; encoded by the exons ATGTCTACCTTTGGCTACAGAAGAGAGCTTAGTAAATACGAATCCATTGATGAAGATGAACTCCTTGCTTCTCTAACTGACGAGGAGCTaaaggagctggagagggagctCGAAGATATTGAGCCCGACCGTAACCTTCCAGTGGGGCAAAGACAAAAGAATCTAACAGAGAAAACTCCTACAGGAACTTTCAGCAGGGAAGCGTTGATGGCCTATTGGGAAAAAGAGACCAGAAAACTCCTAGAAAAAGAAAGGTTGGGGGCATGCGAAAAG GATTCACAGCAAGAAGATGATAATTCGGAAGACACTGAGGAAGAATATTTCACAGGAACTAACAGTGAAATTTCCGAGGAGGCATAcactgaagaggaggaggaggaggaagaagaaaaagaggaagcagaaggaaaagaagaagaagaagaaggagaaGAAAGTGATGAAGATGACTCAGAACAAAAGGAAAATGCTGCCGTTTGTGAAAGGACTGTGACTTGTGAAAGTGACAGGAGTTCTGACCACTCGAAACGCAAGAAATGCAACATCCAGAAGGAAAATGAAAATGTCATCAATGGCGATGGTGGCAAAGACACAGAAGACATGAGCTTTAAAACGGGTGCCATCCACCCTTGTGGAAACCCAACAGTTATTGAGGATGCTTTGGAAAAAGTTAGGAACAATGACCctgacaccactgaagtcaacttaAATAACATTGAAAACATCACCATACAGATGCTTACACATTTTGCGCAAGCTCTCAAGAACAACACAGTGGTTAAGATGTTCAATCTAGCCAATACTCGTGCTGATGATAGTGCGGCAATTGCTATTGCTGGGATGTTAAAAGTGAATCAGTATATAATGAGTCTGAACATTGATTCAAATTTTATCACAGGCAAAGGGATATTGGCCATTATGAGAGCTTTGCAGCATAACAAGGTTTTAACAGAACTACGATTCCACAACCAACGGCATATCATGGGCAGTCAGGTTGAAATGGACATAGCTAAACTGTTGAAAGACAATACCACGCTGGTGAAGCTAGGGTACCACTTTGAGCTTGCTGGACCAAGAATGAGCATGACAAGTATCCTCACAAGAAACATGGATAAAAAAAGGCAAAAACGTATGCAGGAGCAAAAACAGCAAGAGTCTGGTTGTGATGGAGCAATCAATCCAAAGACCAAAGCCTTGCAGAAAGGAACTCCTGGGTCCTCACCTTACGCATCGCCTAAGAGCTCACCTTGGTCCTCTCCAAAACTCCCTAAGAAAGCTCAGCCTGTCAAAATTCAGCCTCCAGCTCCgccttcacctcctcctccccctcccccaccacctccaCCACCTCCCCCCATTGTTCCAGAGAAAAAGGCGCCAACAAGGAATATAGCTGAAGTCATCAAACAACAGGAGAGCTCCAAGAATGCCTTACAAAATggacacaaaaagaaaaaaagcaaaaaaaccaaaaagcatGAGAATAGCATATTGAAAGAAATTAAAAATTCCTTAAGATCAGTCTCAGACAAGAAACCAGAAGAAGGATCGCGACCCTCTACCCGACCCTCCACCCCACAAATGTCTCTTCATGATAGCCTTATGGAAGCAATTCGGGGAAGCAGCATAAAACAGTTAAAACAG GTGGAAGTTCCAGAAGCTCTTCGATGA